Proteins encoded together in one Bradyrhizobium sp. CB82 window:
- a CDS encoding IS630 family transposase: MNVRYRVELSQAERDELTAMLGGGKHAARKLKRAQILLAADAGSCDAEIVRTVRVSLSSVGRTKRRFVEGNLERALSEEPRPGAERKLTGKEEALLVATACAKPPAGRKRWTLTLLADTMVKLTDHDSLSGETVRRRLAENDLKPWRRDMWCIPHVDGEYVARMEDVLDLYAEAPDPVRPLVCFDETPVQLIGEVRQPIPAEPGQRERYDYEYRRNGTVNLFVTFDPHRGWRNVKVTDRRAAVDYAHCMRELVDIHYPNAACIRVVQDNLSIHKPGALYEAFAPAEARRILCRLEFHYTPKHASWLNMVECEISVLQRQCLGRRIDDPKRLRNEIAAWQRQRNKTRTRIKWMFTTNKARAKLRRAYPATAKESKSL; encoded by the coding sequence ATGAATGTACGTTATCGGGTCGAATTGAGCCAAGCCGAGCGGGACGAACTGACGGCGATGCTCGGCGGCGGCAAGCATGCCGCCCGCAAGCTCAAGCGGGCGCAGATTTTGCTGGCGGCCGATGCCGGTAGTTGCGACGCGGAGATTGTCCGAACCGTCCGGGTCAGCCTGTCCAGCGTCGGCCGGACCAAGCGCCGCTTCGTGGAAGGCAATCTGGAGCGGGCCTTGAGCGAGGAGCCGCGTCCGGGCGCAGAGCGCAAGCTGACCGGAAAGGAGGAGGCCCTGCTGGTGGCGACGGCATGCGCCAAGCCGCCCGCCGGCCGCAAACGTTGGACGCTGACGCTGCTGGCCGACACGATGGTCAAGCTCACCGATCATGACAGCTTGTCGGGCGAGACCGTGCGTCGCCGGCTGGCCGAGAACGACCTCAAGCCATGGCGCAGGGACATGTGGTGCATCCCCCATGTCGATGGCGAATACGTCGCCCGCATGGAGGACGTGCTCGACCTCTACGCCGAGGCGCCGGATCCCGTCCGGCCGCTCGTTTGCTTCGACGAGACCCCCGTCCAGCTCATCGGCGAGGTCCGTCAGCCGATTCCAGCTGAGCCGGGACAGCGCGAGCGCTACGATTACGAGTACCGCCGCAACGGCACCGTCAATCTCTTCGTTACCTTCGACCCGCATCGTGGCTGGCGCAACGTGAAGGTTACCGACCGCCGCGCCGCCGTGGACTACGCGCACTGCATGCGTGAACTCGTCGACATCCATTATCCCAACGCCGCCTGCATCCGTGTCGTGCAGGACAATTTGTCGATCCATAAGCCTGGGGCGCTGTATGAGGCCTTCGCGCCCGCCGAGGCCCGACGCATCCTGTGCCGCCTCGAATTCCACTACACTCCGAAGCACGCCAGTTGGCTCAACATGGTCGAGTGCGAGATCAGCGTGCTTCAGCGCCAGTGTCTCGGCCGCCGCATCGACGACCCCAAAAGGCTGCGAAACGAGATCGCAGCATGGCAACGGCAGCGAAATAAAACCCGAACCCGCATCAAATGGATGTTCACAACCAACAAAGCCCGCGCCAAACTCCGCCGCGCCTATCCAGCCACCGCCAAAGAGTCAAAATCACTGTGA
- a CDS encoding AbrB family transcriptional regulator, with the protein MKQITASLPFELPSRAKIRSAIETLGIGSVGGLVFLFANLPGGLISGAMIAVGIAAIAGRPLAVPPILTQTVLVLLGISLGSVVSRHLIQQVSAYPLTIGLLALATFCSTFGSSYYLQRIHGWDRTSAFLAGSPGALSQITILAVERGADLQGIAVVQTMRVIILTAALPMVLAIAGLAPSAAPSLTTTIASPFELLILVIASLALSLLLRLAKFPASWMFGAMIASSVLHGAGWVEGGLPNWVRGVALIGIGALIGSRFARMKVNTLAGHINAALGSFAIAIAISGIFVAIVVLTTHVKFSDVVVAFAPGAMDAMLALALTLHIDPIFVGAHHLSRFVFVTIATPGIVHLFGRTQDDVDD; encoded by the coding sequence GTGAAACAGATCACCGCCTCCCTGCCCTTTGAGCTGCCCTCCCGCGCCAAGATCAGAAGCGCCATCGAGACGCTCGGCATCGGCTCAGTCGGCGGACTGGTTTTCCTTTTTGCCAACCTGCCGGGCGGACTGATCTCCGGCGCCATGATCGCGGTCGGGATCGCCGCGATCGCCGGCCGCCCGCTCGCGGTGCCGCCGATCCTGACGCAGACCGTGCTGGTGCTGCTCGGCATCTCCCTGGGGTCCGTCGTTTCGCGTCATCTGATCCAGCAGGTCAGCGCCTATCCGCTGACGATCGGACTGCTCGCGCTTGCGACCTTCTGCTCGACCTTCGGCTCGAGCTATTACCTGCAACGCATCCATGGCTGGGACCGCACGTCGGCTTTTCTCGCCGGAAGCCCCGGCGCGCTGTCGCAGATCACGATTCTGGCGGTCGAGCGCGGCGCCGATCTGCAGGGGATCGCGGTGGTGCAGACCATGCGCGTGATCATCCTCACCGCAGCGCTGCCGATGGTACTGGCGATTGCGGGCCTCGCGCCCTCGGCGGCGCCGTCGCTGACGACGACGATCGCCTCTCCGTTCGAGCTCTTGATCCTCGTCATCGCCTCGCTCGCGCTATCGCTGCTGTTGCGGCTCGCGAAATTTCCCGCGAGCTGGATGTTCGGCGCGATGATCGCCTCCAGCGTGCTGCACGGGGCGGGGTGGGTCGAGGGCGGCCTGCCGAACTGGGTGCGCGGCGTGGCGCTGATCGGCATCGGCGCGCTGATCGGCAGCCGTTTCGCGCGGATGAAGGTCAACACCCTTGCCGGCCACATCAACGCGGCGCTCGGCTCGTTTGCGATCGCGATTGCGATCTCCGGCATCTTCGTCGCGATCGTGGTGCTGACGACGCACGTGAAGTTTTCCGATGTCGTCGTCGCCTTCGCGCCGGGCGCGATGGACGCGATGCTGGCGCTCGCGCTGACCCTGCATATCGATCCGATCTTCGTCGGCGCGCATCACCTGTCGCGCTTCGTGTTCGTGACCATCGCAACTCCGGGTATCGTGCACCTTTTCGGACGCACGCAGGACGATGTGGATGATTGA
- a CDS encoding integrase arm-type DNA-binding domain-containing protein, with protein MTEPANQLTLTDAVIRNATLPPGKAQHYLHDDKLPGLALRMRATGGRTWVYLFTKPGVRGTQRKTLGAWPKYNEKAARKAATIAAGEVVKGMDPNETKREARRQQAAEKQRTTLAILIVEDGPYQTSLTGRQVVNWKPAMSALRRGLKDHVESGVGDLTRRQIMAAVDKIAKTGKRGAAKDLRKHVHTFLEWCVSEGYVDHNVLAGYREPKETRAQRVGRRTKGRALTDEEIIKVWHASGKLGAFGLLTRMCLLGGPRRSEPTMIEWSKHVMEDRITFDAAWTKMGLHHDVPRTHLVDEVVAAAKHFQRATSDYVFPSPKTGGQMSGFTKMVNRLVKEARVAKFTMHDLRRSLRTVMSRCGYDNEIQRLCVGQKPSGIDQVYNHDEQWIIRKMAFEAAHDYIAELVGAKRVGKVVRLQRTNPLDLIKAELLGRLREHYAAEGA; from the coding sequence ATGACGGAGCCGGCCAATCAGCTGACACTCACCGATGCGGTGATCCGCAACGCCACGCTGCCGCCGGGCAAGGCCCAGCATTATCTCCACGACGACAAGCTGCCCGGCCTCGCCCTGCGCATGCGCGCCACCGGTGGTCGGACCTGGGTCTACCTCTTCACCAAGCCGGGGGTGAGGGGGACCCAGCGCAAGACCCTCGGTGCGTGGCCCAAATATAATGAGAAGGCTGCGCGCAAGGCCGCCACCATCGCCGCTGGCGAGGTCGTCAAGGGCATGGACCCGAACGAAACGAAGCGCGAGGCGAGGCGGCAACAGGCAGCCGAGAAGCAGCGTACCACGCTGGCGATCCTCATCGTTGAAGATGGTCCCTACCAGACGTCCTTGACTGGACGTCAAGTCGTCAACTGGAAGCCAGCAATGTCGGCGCTGCGACGCGGGCTCAAGGATCACGTCGAGAGCGGCGTCGGGGACCTGACGCGGCGGCAGATCATGGCGGCGGTCGACAAGATTGCGAAGACCGGCAAGCGTGGCGCGGCTAAGGACTTGCGCAAGCACGTGCACACCTTCCTCGAATGGTGCGTCAGCGAGGGTTATGTGGACCACAATGTGCTCGCTGGCTATCGCGAGCCCAAAGAAACCCGCGCGCAGAGGGTCGGACGCCGAACGAAGGGCCGCGCGCTGACCGATGAGGAAATCATCAAGGTCTGGCATGCATCCGGCAAGCTCGGGGCCTTCGGGCTTCTGACACGCATGTGCCTGCTCGGCGGCCCCCGCCGCAGCGAGCCCACCATGATCGAGTGGTCGAAACACGTCATGGAAGACCGCATCACCTTCGACGCGGCCTGGACCAAGATGGGCCTGCACCACGACGTGCCGCGCACCCACCTCGTTGACGAGGTGGTCGCAGCCGCCAAACATTTCCAGCGAGCGACGTCCGACTATGTCTTCCCGTCACCGAAGACCGGCGGCCAGATGTCAGGGTTCACCAAGATGGTCAACCGTCTGGTCAAGGAAGCGCGTGTCGCCAAGTTCACCATGCATGACTTAAGGCGCAGCTTGCGCACCGTCATGTCGCGCTGCGGCTACGACAATGAAATCCAGCGGCTGTGCGTCGGCCAGAAGCCCAGCGGAATCGATCAGGTCTACAATCACGATGAACAGTGGATCATCCGCAAGATGGCGTTCGAAGCGGCGCATGACTACATCGCGGAGTTGGTCGGCGCGAAACGGGTCGGCAAAGTCGTGCGTCTGCAGCGGACCAATCCGCTCGACCTCATCAAGGCCGAGCTACTTGGCCGTCTCCGCGAGCATTATGCGGCTGAGGGCGCTTAG
- a CDS encoding TetR/AcrR family transcriptional regulator — MSATKGDVWVEAAFAELARTGVEGVRVEVLAKKLGVTKGGFYRRFADRAALLGAMLERWREGRTEAIAQQTSLDGQSPRDRLKAVIQLYSERMNPAAMAIELAIRQWARLDETAASAVASVDAARLKHVAELYRATGLGADEADAQAFMFYCFVFGQSLLFVERGPRKRAQMIAKSAEKLLATG, encoded by the coding sequence ATGAGTGCCACCAAAGGCGATGTCTGGGTCGAGGCGGCCTTCGCGGAACTGGCCCGCACTGGGGTCGAGGGCGTCCGGGTCGAGGTGCTCGCGAAAAAACTCGGCGTCACCAAAGGCGGCTTCTACCGCCGCTTCGCCGACCGCGCGGCACTGCTTGGCGCGATGCTGGAACGCTGGCGCGAGGGGCGCACGGAGGCGATCGCGCAGCAGACGAGTCTAGACGGACAATCCCCGCGCGACCGGCTGAAGGCGGTGATCCAGCTTTATTCCGAACGCATGAATCCAGCCGCCATGGCGATCGAGCTAGCGATCCGGCAATGGGCGAGGCTCGACGAGACCGCGGCGTCAGCGGTAGCAAGCGTCGATGCGGCGCGTCTCAAGCATGTCGCGGAGCTGTATCGCGCGACGGGCCTTGGCGCCGATGAGGCGGATGCGCAGGCCTTCATGTTCTACTGCTTCGTGTTCGGCCAGAGCCTGCTCTTCGTCGAGCGCGGCCCGCGCAAGCGGGCGCAGATGATTGCAAAGTCGGCAGAAAAGCTGCTGGCGACCGGCTGA
- a CDS encoding site-specific integrase, whose product MARKNGGACANPKKIRTDVECRAARPKFDNGTWSPAKISDVTGGGLYLFVTPDQSRPCDAASKLWRMGYRFHGRQKTYAIGPYGNGKDGTFSLADARRERDKAKDLLKEGKDPSTEKQLEKHRQAAARPFGQWADEWLAKKKVEKVKRGRIVAVRDSKTIEVLELRVGYVKARFGKLCRQDIKRPDVLAFMRSYEAEGKLETRDRVRSIGKQICDYADVEGDGYNPFRNLNGQMIANISTPRPGVTEPRDVTRVFKLISAPWTRARFGDVVGLALRFDALTIPRPGMVNEMEWSEVDWDAERWTVPATKMKTGWDHVVPLSRQALAILRSAQKLTGHRRYAFSCSRDSPLSNNTLNKRLRLLGIDTKTDHCAHGFRTTFSTLSHHEEIKDAKAWDGDVVELQLAHLDNSTVEGLYKKHGPLALIGSRAKLMQHWADRIDHWLHPKKVMPIKGGARG is encoded by the coding sequence ATGGCCCGCAAGAACGGTGGCGCGTGCGCCAACCCAAAGAAGATCAGGACCGACGTCGAGTGCCGCGCCGCCCGACCGAAATTCGACAATGGGACGTGGAGCCCCGCCAAGATTTCCGACGTGACCGGTGGCGGCCTTTATCTCTTCGTCACACCGGACCAGAGCAGGCCCTGCGACGCTGCATCCAAGCTCTGGCGGATGGGCTACCGCTTCCACGGCCGTCAGAAAACCTACGCCATCGGCCCTTACGGGAACGGCAAGGATGGCACGTTCTCGCTTGCCGACGCGAGGCGCGAGCGCGACAAGGCCAAAGACCTGCTCAAGGAAGGCAAAGACCCGAGCACCGAGAAGCAGCTTGAAAAGCACAGGCAGGCGGCCGCCCGGCCGTTCGGGCAATGGGCCGACGAGTGGCTTGCAAAGAAGAAGGTGGAGAAAGTCAAACGCGGCAGGATCGTTGCGGTGCGCGACTCCAAGACCATCGAGGTGCTCGAGCTGCGTGTCGGCTACGTCAAGGCTCGCTTCGGCAAGCTGTGCAGACAGGACATCAAGCGTCCGGACGTGCTCGCTTTCATGCGTTCATATGAAGCTGAGGGAAAGCTGGAAACCCGCGACCGCGTGCGCAGCATCGGTAAGCAAATCTGCGACTATGCCGATGTCGAAGGCGACGGCTACAATCCATTCCGCAACCTGAATGGGCAGATGATAGCCAACATTTCGACGCCGCGTCCCGGCGTCACCGAACCACGTGACGTGACGCGCGTCTTCAAGCTCATCAGCGCACCGTGGACGAGAGCGAGATTTGGTGACGTTGTTGGCCTTGCCTTGCGCTTCGATGCGCTGACCATTCCCCGCCCCGGCATGGTCAATGAAATGGAGTGGAGCGAGGTCGATTGGGACGCCGAACGCTGGACTGTTCCAGCCACAAAGATGAAGACTGGTTGGGACCATGTCGTGCCTTTGTCACGGCAGGCACTCGCAATCCTGCGCAGCGCTCAGAAGCTGACCGGCCATCGCCGGTACGCGTTTTCCTGCTCGAGGGACTCTCCGCTATCGAACAACACGCTCAACAAGCGCCTGCGGCTGCTTGGCATTGACACCAAGACTGATCATTGTGCCCACGGATTCCGGACCACCTTCTCGACCCTGTCTCACCACGAAGAAATCAAGGACGCCAAGGCATGGGACGGCGATGTCGTCGAGTTGCAGCTCGCGCATCTCGATAATTCGACTGTGGAAGGGCTCTACAAGAAGCACGGACCGCTCGCGCTGATCGGCTCGCGAGCGAAGCTGATGCAGCATTGGGCTGATCGGATCGACCACTGGCTCCATCCCAAGAAGGTGATGCCGATCAAGGGAGGCGCGCGGGGTTGA
- a CDS encoding MarR family transcriptional regulator yields MSQKSGARLTEKQGHYLAFIHTYSYMFGQPPAEADIQRHFRVSPPSVHQMIVTLERNGFIRRQPGVPRSIEILLPPENLPILEWLGIKTSKSL; encoded by the coding sequence ATGAGTCAAAAATCAGGCGCGCGCTTAACCGAGAAACAGGGTCACTACCTCGCTTTCATCCATACCTATTCGTACATGTTCGGACAGCCGCCCGCCGAAGCCGACATTCAGCGCCATTTCCGCGTCAGCCCGCCCTCAGTCCACCAGATGATCGTCACCCTCGAACGAAACGGTTTCATTCGCCGTCAGCCCGGTGTTCCCCGGAGCATCGAGATTCTTTTGCCACCCGAAAACTTGCCCATCCTCGAATGGCTCGGTATCAAAACGTCAAAATCACTGTGA
- a CDS encoding cupin domain-containing protein translates to MKVESRQSGGDYGAVLWTVRAGEEPPLHTHSREDELVYMVQGQLIARVGDTRVEVGPGAYAALPRDVPHTIEVVGDQATLLVSFVPGGLLARFDR, encoded by the coding sequence ATGAAAGTGGAGAGCCGCCAGTCCGGAGGTGACTATGGCGCTGTCCTGTGGACGGTACGCGCCGGGGAGGAGCCGCCGCTGCACACCCACTCGCGCGAGGACGAGTTGGTCTACATGGTGCAGGGACAGCTAATCGCGCGGGTCGGCGACACCCGCGTCGAGGTGGGGCCGGGCGCCTACGCCGCTCTTCCCCGAGATGTGCCGCATACGATCGAAGTGGTCGGCGACCAGGCGACCCTGCTGGTCAGCTTCGTGCCGGGTGGGCTGTTGGCTCGATTCGACCGATAA
- a CDS encoding multiubiquitin domain-containing protein, with the protein MALDILEAEGSRHLHLVKVTVNERPVKLLGPNETGEQIKVAAIEQDVEIGKHYLLDLVLDDGTYRRIEDDERVELHDHMVFVARKPEHIVVITVNEQPVSLKGHSATGTEIKAAAIAQGVAIQPNFVLQEELPNGTSRIVGDNDVVHLREHLRFTAIAPDDNS; encoded by the coding sequence ATGGCTCTTGATATCCTTGAAGCGGAAGGTTCCCGCCATCTTCACCTGGTCAAGGTGACCGTGAACGAGCGCCCGGTAAAGCTGCTGGGCCCGAACGAGACCGGCGAGCAGATAAAGGTCGCCGCGATCGAACAAGACGTCGAGATCGGCAAGCACTATCTGCTGGATCTCGTTCTCGACGACGGCACCTACCGCCGCATCGAAGACGATGAGCGGGTGGAGCTTCACGATCACATGGTCTTTGTGGCGCGCAAGCCCGAACACATCGTCGTCATCACCGTCAATGAACAGCCGGTAAGCCTCAAGGGCCACTCGGCTACCGGCACCGAGATCAAGGCCGCTGCAATCGCTCAAGGCGTGGCGATCCAGCCCAACTTTGTGCTGCAGGAGGAACTGCCCAACGGCACCAGCCGTATCGTCGGCGACAACGATGTCGTCCATCTGCGCGAACATCTTCGGTTCACGGCGATTGCGCCGGACGACAACTCCTAG
- a CDS encoding disulfide bond formation protein B — protein MTTNSAAIPASRPAAGNPALTASAAVTLIAAATIAGAWFFQLVLEILPCPLCLEQRYVYYLAIPLGALTALGARGGVPRPLLLAGLALLALATLANAGLGTYHAGVEWGFWKGPTDCSGPVVNLGSAKDLLSRLDTVKVIRCDEVQWRFLGLSLAGYNVLISLAMAAIAAWGFLVTAKRS, from the coding sequence GTGACGACGAATAGCGCTGCAATACCAGCCTCCCGCCCCGCCGCGGGCAATCCGGCGCTCACGGCCTCGGCCGCCGTCACCTTGATTGCGGCTGCGACGATCGCGGGCGCCTGGTTCTTCCAGCTCGTGCTCGAAATCCTGCCCTGTCCGCTGTGCCTGGAGCAGCGTTACGTCTACTATCTGGCGATCCCGCTCGGCGCGCTCACGGCGCTTGGCGCAAGAGGCGGCGTGCCGCGGCCGCTGCTGCTTGCCGGACTCGCGTTGCTCGCGCTGGCGACGCTGGCCAATGCCGGCCTCGGCACCTATCACGCCGGGGTCGAATGGGGCTTTTGGAAGGGCCCGACCGATTGCTCCGGCCCTGTCGTCAATCTCGGCAGTGCAAAGGATCTGTTGTCGCGGCTCGATACGGTGAAGGTGATCCGCTGCGACGAGGTGCAATGGCGCTTCCTCGGCCTCTCGCTCGCCGGCTACAACGTGCTGATCTCGCTCGCGATGGCGGCGATCGCGGCGTGGGGATTTTTGGTGACGGCGAAGCGGAGCTAG
- a CDS encoding ThiF family adenylyltransferase, with protein MSKCRLHIARSDYELLWHHLYQEDRDEHGAILLAGLSELDTIPLLTVREVHLAKDGIDYVAGKIGHRALTPQFIHRLITRARDERLVYLAVHNHGSDRQVGFSDIDLRSHERGYPALLQIAKGMPVGALVLGQRAMQADLWMPDGSRRELDQASVIGMKIDRLAPHLSRNLGSMDDQYDRQIRMFGREGQQTLSRAHIAVVGLGGIGSLLVEYLARLGVGHFTLVDDDAVEASNLARLIGASQSDAENRTPKVQLARRLIQQANPSAHIEHFNADVAKASVADRLKGCDYIFLAADSMRARLVVNALVHQYLIPAVQLGSKVRADEQGQVIDAFSAIRPLRPGVGCLWCNQLIDPNLLAKEAKTDAERKAQAYGVEEPNPSVISLNAVSAGHAVNDFLMDYLGLRADRPLHYQHINALTGKLQLVEPRHDVDCPECSKGGMRFARGDGADLPCTEG; from the coding sequence ATGTCCAAGTGCAGGCTCCACATTGCCCGTTCGGACTACGAGTTACTCTGGCATCATCTCTATCAGGAAGATAGAGATGAGCACGGAGCCATCTTGCTTGCGGGTCTGTCCGAGCTCGACACGATCCCGCTCCTCACTGTTCGCGAAGTGCATCTGGCTAAAGACGGAATCGACTATGTCGCAGGCAAAATCGGTCACCGCGCTCTAACGCCCCAGTTCATTCATCGGTTGATTACGCGCGCGCGAGACGAGCGGCTTGTGTATTTGGCCGTTCATAATCACGGTAGCGATCGGCAGGTCGGATTCAGCGATATCGATCTCCGATCTCATGAACGCGGCTATCCCGCTTTGTTGCAGATCGCCAAGGGCATGCCGGTCGGTGCTCTGGTGTTGGGCCAGCGGGCCATGCAGGCAGATCTTTGGATGCCAGATGGTAGCCGTCGCGAACTCGACCAAGCGAGCGTCATTGGTATGAAGATTGATCGCCTCGCTCCCCACCTTTCGAGAAATCTGGGTTCGATGGACGATCAATATGATCGCCAAATTCGGATGTTTGGACGCGAAGGCCAGCAGACCTTGTCGCGCGCCCACATTGCGGTGGTCGGCCTCGGCGGGATCGGTAGCCTTCTTGTGGAATATCTGGCGCGCCTAGGCGTCGGCCATTTCACGCTGGTTGACGACGATGCGGTCGAAGCGTCCAACCTCGCACGGTTGATCGGAGCATCGCAATCCGATGCTGAAAATCGGACACCCAAGGTTCAGCTGGCACGGCGCCTGATCCAGCAGGCCAACCCATCCGCGCATATTGAGCACTTCAACGCGGATGTGGCGAAAGCTTCAGTCGCGGACCGCCTCAAAGGCTGCGACTATATCTTCCTTGCGGCGGACTCGATGCGAGCGCGCCTGGTCGTGAACGCGTTGGTCCATCAATATCTCATTCCAGCCGTTCAGCTGGGCTCAAAAGTCCGCGCCGATGAGCAGGGGCAAGTCATCGATGCATTCAGTGCTATTCGACCTCTTCGTCCCGGTGTGGGTTGCCTTTGGTGCAATCAGCTGATCGATCCCAATCTCCTCGCCAAAGAAGCCAAGACGGATGCGGAACGCAAGGCGCAGGCCTATGGCGTTGAGGAGCCAAACCCCAGCGTGATCAGTCTTAATGCGGTCTCCGCAGGGCATGCCGTGAATGACTTTCTCATGGATTACCTGGGTCTACGAGCTGATCGCCCGTTGCACTACCAGCATATCAATGCCCTGACTGGAAAGCTGCAATTGGTCGAGCCGCGTCATGATGTTGATTGTCCGGAATGCTCGAAAGGCGGGATGCGGTTTGCGCGAGGTGATGGCGCAGATCTGCCGTGTACGGAGGGCTAG
- a CDS encoding helix-turn-helix domain-containing protein — translation MAISENARNANDTKGFDGDAFYRALETTVQARDVSWKEVSEATGVSASTLTRMAQGRRPDAASLAALSAWAGLNPSDFVNAPYRASQPEPMVQISSLLRADPALDAEAAEAVEAIVRAAYERLKKPLK, via the coding sequence ATGGCAATTTCTGAAAACGCAAGAAATGCTAATGATACCAAGGGCTTCGATGGAGATGCCTTCTACCGGGCTCTGGAAACGACGGTTCAAGCCCGCGATGTCAGCTGGAAAGAGGTGTCAGAAGCAACAGGTGTCAGCGCTTCAACCCTGACGCGGATGGCGCAGGGACGGCGTCCCGATGCGGCCAGTCTGGCTGCGCTGTCCGCCTGGGCTGGACTTAACCCCTCGGATTTTGTCAACGCGCCATATCGCGCGAGCCAGCCGGAGCCGATGGTGCAAATTTCCAGCCTTTTGCGGGCTGATCCGGCCCTGGACGCTGAGGCCGCAGAGGCAGTGGAGGCAATCGTCCGCGCGGCCTACGAGCGGCTGAAAAAACCACTCAAGTAA
- a CDS encoding PsiF family protein produces the protein MTLASRLAVVALASLFATGTAFAQTAAPAAKSDTAATTTDKKAPKQHSAESLECSKQADAKGLHGKERKKFRSECMKEAKAGTAAPAAK, from the coding sequence ATGACCCTCGCCTCGCGCCTCGCCGTCGTCGCCCTCGCCTCCCTGTTCGCCACCGGCACCGCCTTCGCGCAGACTGCTGCGCCGGCCGCCAAGAGCGATACTGCAGCCACCACGACCGACAAGAAGGCGCCGAAGCAGCATTCGGCCGAGTCGCTCGAATGCTCCAAGCAGGCGGATGCCAAGGGCCTGCACGGCAAGGAGCGCAAAAAATTCCGCTCCGAGTGCATGAAGGAAGCGAAGGCCGGCACCGCCGCCCCCGCCGCGAAATAA
- a CDS encoding MarR family transcriptional regulator has product MSQKSGARLTEKQGQHLAFIHTYSYMFRQPPAEADIQRHFRVSPPSVRQMIVTLERNGFIRRQPGVPRSIEILLPPENLPILEWLGIKTSKSL; this is encoded by the coding sequence ATGAGTCAAAAATCAGGCGCGCGCTTAACCGAGAAACAGGGTCAACACCTCGCTTTCATCCATACCTATTCGTACATGTTCAGACAGCCGCCCGCCGAAGCCGACATTCAGCGCCATTTCCGCGTCAGCCCGCCCTCAGTCCGCCAGATGATCGTCACCCTCGAACGAAACGGTTTCATTCGCCGTCAGCCCGGCGTTCCCCGAAGCATCGAGATTCTCCTGCCACCCGAAAACTTGCCCATCCTGGAATGGCTCGGTATCAAAACGTCAAAATCACTGTGA
- a CDS encoding acyl-CoA thioesterase encodes MAMREATYRGTVYPWQCDHVGHMNIMWYVGKFDEANWNLFARLGLTPSYLRTSGRGMAAVQQNITYKRELLAGDIIEIRSILLELREKSIRFRHEMSNAETGEIAATCEIAGVHIDREARKSTPFEPVICEIAKRHLVEPVMA; translated from the coding sequence ATGGCAATGCGGGAGGCTACCTATCGCGGCACGGTCTATCCGTGGCAATGCGACCATGTCGGTCACATGAACATCATGTGGTATGTCGGCAAATTCGACGAGGCCAACTGGAATCTGTTCGCGCGCCTCGGGCTGACGCCGAGCTATCTGCGCACCTCCGGGCGCGGGATGGCTGCGGTGCAGCAGAACATCACCTACAAGCGCGAGCTGCTCGCCGGCGACATCATCGAGATCCGCAGCATCCTGCTCGAGCTCCGTGAGAAGTCGATTCGCTTCCGGCACGAGATGAGCAACGCCGAGACCGGCGAGATCGCCGCAACTTGCGAGATCGCCGGCGTGCACATTGACCGGGAGGCGCGCAAATCGACGCCGTTCGAACCCGTCATCTGCGAGATCGCGAAGCGGCATCTCGTCGAGCCGGTCATGGCGTGA